TAGAAAGCTAAATAAGTAAAATCTCCATCACAGCTAGAAAATTGTCCTGTGCTGTTTGCTGGTGCTTCAGCGAATGACAATGTGATATGGCTTCActttcttctcctcttcctctgaaGTCATTTTCACATAGAGTCCAGTAGTGATATACTTCCTCTTCTGAAGCTATAAAACACCAAGAAAATAAGACAATCCTGTCAGACTTGGCAACACAGACAGGCTTTTAATGAGTGACCAGAGCATTTTGAAGAACAGTGATCTGCAAAACTTGTTGGATTTTAATGGTGACCTTTCCCTGGTGGAGAGCAGAATCTGTTCTAGTCATCTTCTCTTGCCTCTGTCTCTGTGGTAGGATGGGATGATTATGTACTTCTCAGTGGAAAGAAGAACAGCtgtcaaaggccatgtctacattaccgtcttctgcagtttgattttgtgtatcCCTAccagggtcagcagttgacctctgtactcctcacgtattgtgaggagtaagggaggttgatgggaaaaactctcccatcaaccttcttcagtgaggacagccaggtaagtcgattgaagatatgttgattctagctatgaaattgccgtagctagatttgcatatctgaaatcaacttacctgcctagtgtagaaaTAGAGGAGTGCTAGGTGACATAAGCCCAACCCTCCCTGAGTTAGCACTGAAGAGGAGTttgagagccaggaaccagctgAAAATGAGGGATGTGGATTTGAGAACCCAGTAGTTTAGGGTGTTTGGATCTGAGGTTTGGGTTCTGGTCCCTTTCTTACTGACAGTAAACACACCCCTCTCACTACCTGGTAGACAGGcaggccagggctctgctcctatATTTCCTTCAATTTGTGTGAACATTTACACCTGGAGAAAGTAGGAGTAATGCGCTGCCAAATCAAAGTTCTCTACTCTCATGCCTGGCCAGTCACTTTTTGTGCAATGTGAATGCAAAGGTGAGGGAGGACTCAGTGCCAGGCCCAAGTCTGTGGCTGAGTCAGTGGTGTGGAATGTAGAGCATATGAAGACTGATATCGTATattttttggtggtgcccagaataaTTCCAAGTCCTGTCCCCCACCAACTTGTAAgttgatatatatttttaaaagaatgtaaaCATGGACTGAGAACAGTCCCTCCTGCCCACCCGCACCAGGACACAACACCAGGGCTCCTGACACTCAGgtcacttcccccacctgggcTGTACTGAGGCACCAGCAGTTGtgttctcctccctttccatgtggGTTCTCCCCCCGGACCCCCCACCAGGCTGCTTGGGGTAAAGGAGCAGCCGTCCAGTGTAGGAGTGAGCAGTCATGCCAGCTGCTTTGTGTGTCAAGGTGGGGCAGTTTCCCCATGCGGTTGcagaaggggtgcaggaggtgcaagGGGTAGGAGTGAAAGGTCACAGTGCAGAGGCCACAGTTCAGGtttaggggtgcaggagggaggtgcaggcaaTTGGGGCGAAGGAGTGatagggcagggagggaggtgcctggtttgggagggaggggagcataGACAGCCTATGGGGGACTAATGGAACAAGGGGCACACCACAgtctgtgggggggcaggggcaccaaaatgcaaattggcccagggtgccattttccctaaggccacccaagaagccccagcaggcagctggtcagGTTCCAGGTCTATCCTCTCCTCTGAGCTTTACTACAGGAagcctcctcctcatcctcactttgggagggaagctggggaaggggagctgccAATCACATCACATACTCCTCCCCCCTGCCACACAAGTAGAGAAGCCAGGGCTCACTTGCTGTGAGCTGCTACCTCAGGCACTCATCCATGGCAGGTCCTTTGCGGCTCTGCATGAAGCTGCTTTtaaacactgaggctacatctacacagctaaGTTACTTTGAGGTAACAGTCATTATTCCAAGATAACTTTGCtaagcatctacactgcacacatgctattttaaaataaattcaaaataatgtgtgtgttacttcaaatttcataaacttcattgcaggaggaataatacctattctgaaatagctatttcaaaataggtactgtTGAGCCCTGAAattcaatggcactattttgaaataggctctatttgtacaatagacatgctatttcaaaatgcatgcttgtgtgtagctgtgttattttgaaatcaactattttggaataactattctggaagggattattttggaataacactgctgtgtagatgtagcctgagagtccTGGGTCTCTGAACATTGCTGGAGCTAAGCACCCAGCCTTGAATATTCATGAGGCTGAGGTACTAGCAGTCCATTTAACTCACCACTTGATACTGTCTTAGATCCCAGTAAAGGTTTGGTGCCTTCTGCTGAGGATAAAGGTGCCGTCAGGTTAGTGCAGAAGCTAACCTGCACCATCCGGTCAGATTCACCAGTATGACCTGACTGCCTTCTGCCACTGATGCAACAGAAAACACCCAGAAAACAGCTTAAAAGTTAGGTGGTCTGCCTGCTTTTCAGCACTGGAACAACAAAAAGGAGCCAGATCATTTCAGTGACTCtgttccctgattttttttccctaggaTCCTACCTTTCATTCTGCCGTATTTGTGCAACTAAGTGTCAATCGTATGCCACGCTAGCTCCCGCACTTACCGCTTTGCTCAAGACGCAGGCTGTGATCAGTACACTGTAAAGGAAGAATCCTGAAGCACTTGCTCCTAATATCCAGAGATACAGGTCAGTGTCTGGGCAGGGCTCTGGATCTGAAACACACCAGATTAAATGTCACGTCGGTAAGGAAATGGCTACAATTTATCGACCTTTTTAGGTACTGCCCCTCTCCATAACATCGCTCACCAAAACATTACTGGGGCCAAATCCTCCACTCCTTAGCTCCTCAAAAATCCCACTGGCCTCAGTGGGAACTTGGCCTGGTTAGTAACTATGTGAGTGGCCTTCTCTAGTTACGAACTTCTATGCACACATCTATTCTACATGCATACACACGTACAACATGCGGTATTGCTCTTACAGCCAAGAATCACTGAATGCATCGTGTCTACAAGTGCTCCTGAGTGGGTCTCAAAGACGGAAACTGATTTTAATGGTGACCCTTATTTAAACTCTATTAAGACAGAAATTGCTGCTCACTAAGCATCTATGAGAAAATAATGTAGTTAAATGAGGGGGCTTTGCTCACCAGTGACAAAGAGCTGTGTTCCTTTGCCTGTGTTCATGTAATAGGGTGGTGGGAACAGCCGCTCCATCTTGCAGATGTATAGCCCAGCatcagcagcctgcagccccatGAGAGTG
This portion of the Carettochelys insculpta isolate YL-2023 chromosome 8, ASM3395843v1, whole genome shotgun sequence genome encodes:
- the CTLA4 gene encoding cytotoxic T-lymphocyte protein 4, which translates into the protein MLTLLTTLGFLSTVAGSAKAMEVTQPAMVLANRKGVANLVCEYTHVGNAREFRVTLLKQNSDQYIQICASTYTTEYKMFSVEKTIECHVSPSQNNVTLTLMGLQAADAGLYICKMERLFPPPYYMNTGKGTQLFVTDPEPCPDTDLYLWILGASASGFFLYSVLITACVLSKALQKRKYITTGLYVKMTSEEEEKKVKPYHIVIR